The segment AAGAGGAATCCAATAAAATTATTTCGCTTAATGAAAATTTCCATCATTTAATCCTCACATATTGCAGAAATAGTCGTCTTCAAAAACAGGTCAATAATCTAAAGGCACTTATAAACTATTTTCGAATATTGAATTTTAAAGGAGAATTAAGAGCGAAGGAAATTTTGGGACAGCATCGAAAGATTTTCGATTATATAGAACAAAGAGATGAAATAAGTGCATCAACAGAAATGATTAAACATTTAGAACTTGATGTTAAGCATTTAATGGAGATACTTAATGTTACAGAAGAAAAAACATGAATTTAATAACCTTTATAAAGCTGGATCCCGTATATGTGGAATACAGCTTTTTTAGTTGGATGAAAAATAATAAAAGAAATAAAAAAGCTATTGCAAAAAGTTAAAATATATTATATTATAATTCTAAGAATTAATACAGTCGACTAACGACTCTTATAATTATTTACTTAGGAGGAATTCGAGAATGAATAAATTTAAAGTGGCAACTATTCCAGGAGATGGGGTCGGTAAAGAAGTAGTACCTGCTGCTAAGGAAGTTTTGAAAGCGGTATCGGAAGTGCATGGTGGGCTATCATTTGAGTTTACTGATTTCCCTTATAGCTGTGAGTACTATTTAGAGAATGGTGTTATGATGCCTGAAGACGGTCTAGAAAAACTTAAAAATTTTGATTCGATATTCTTAGGAGCAGTTGGAAATATCAAACTAGTACCTGATCATATTTCCTTATGGGGACTTTTAATTAAACTTCGCCGTGAGTTTGAACAAGAAATTAATATTCGACCTGCCAAAGTCCTTAGTGGTGTCAAATCCCCACTAGTCAATCCAAAAGATTTTGATCTAATTGTTGTCAGGGAAAATAGTGAAGGGGAGTATAGTGAAGTTGGTGGCAGGATCTTCCGTGGGGATAACGAAATTGCCATTCAAAATAATATTTTTTCTCGGAGAGGTACAGAACAGGCAATGCGGTATGCGTTTGAGTTAGCATCTAAACGCAACAAGCATGTAACCAGCGCTACGAAGTCCAATGGTATTGTCCATTCCATGCCATTTTGGGACGAGATATTTAAAGATGTTTCTAAAGATTATCCGGAGATTCAAACAGATTCCCAACATATCGACGCACTGGCTGCCTTCTTTGTAACACATCCGGACAAATTCGATGTGATTGTAGCTAGTAATCTGTTTGGAGATATCTTAACGGATATAGGTGCTGGAATAATGGGTAGTGTTGGAATTGCTCCAGCTGCAAATATTAATGTAAATGGTAAGTACCCATCCATGTTTGAACCTGTTCATGGTTCAGCGCCCGATATTATTGGAAAAGGAATTGCAAATCCAATTGGCCAAATTTGGACAGCGAAAATGATGCTTGATCATATGGGAGAAGGTGAAATAGGTGCAGAACTGTTGGATGTCATTGAAAGCACAACAAGTGATGGTATTATAACCCCGGACATCAGTGGAAAGCATACAACAAAAGAGGTAACAGAAGAAATTATTACCCGTTTAAAATCTAGAGCCTAACATCATAGAATCTGTAACACATATATGAATCTATCGAAATTGATAGATTCATATATTGACAAATATATGCAAACGCTTTCGATGAAAGATTTATGAAAAAAACAATAAAAGGAGTGTTAAGATGAGCAGTGTGAAAAAGGAACAGGTAGTGGACAATTATGATTTGGAACCAAAACAGAAATTTAAAATCGCTGGTATTGATGGAACAATATTTTTAGCAATTACTGCTGTATTACTCGTTGCTGTTTATATGGAAATCTTGCCGGTGAATTTTGCAAGTGGGTTTATCGTTTCTGTGGTTATGGGGTTATTATTAATGTGGGTAGGCAATCAGATACCAGTATTTAGTACATTTGGCGGAGGGCCTATTCTTTGTATCCTAATACCGGCATTATTTCTGTACTGGGGATGGTTACCTGAGAGTATGGGAGCTCTTACAGACACATTTTACAATGAAATTGGTTTTTCTGATTTTGCTGTAACAGGTATTATTGTAGGTAGTATTTTAAGCATGGACCGTAAGATGTTAATGAAGGTTGGCGTGCGATTTTTTATTCCTCTTTTAGGTGCAATTTTCTCAGGGTTATTAATTGGTGGACTGGTTGGGGAGTTAATCGGATTTGGATTTGGTCAGACTATTTTCTATGTTGTTGGCCCGATCATGGGTGGAGGTATGGCGGCAGGAGCTGTACCGATGGCAGAAATCTTTGCATCCAGTAGCGGTGATGATGCAGGAGCGATATTAGCTCAAATCGCACCAGCCGTAATGGTAGGAAATATGATTTGTATTCTTGCTGCAGGTGCCTTGAATGGCCTTGGAAAAAGAAAAAACAGACCGAAAAACTTTTCTGGTGATGGAGAGATATTGAGATTAAAAGAAGGCGAGGAAAAGATTGATTTAAAAAGTGATAACTCTGCCTTTCCATTTTCCTTAAACAGTCTGAGTATTGGGATTATCATAGCTACTACTATTTTTGTTTTTGGTCAAATTGTTGCTGAATTAATACCGGGGTTTCATTACTATGTATGGATTATTTTAGGGGCAGCAGCTTTAAAAATATTCAACCTCCTACCTGAATATATTGAAAAAGCTGCAGAGGATTGGTATGAACTAATTACAAAAGCGTGGGTGCCAGCTATCCTTGTGGCAATCAGTGCTGGCATGATTGATTTTACTAGTGTAATTGAAATTGTTACGAACCCAAGTTATATCAGTTTAACAGTCATAACAGTAATTGTTGCAGTGCTTGCTGCAGGATTCATTGGTTTGCTTGTTGGTTTCTATTTTATTGAATCTTCCATTGCTGCAGGTATTGGTATGGCGGACATGGGTGGATCGGGTGACGTAGCTGTGCTAAGTGCAGCAGAAAGAATGGGATTAATGCCATTCTTGCAGATTTCATCGCGGATAGGTGGAGCAATTATGTTAATTATTTTATCTATTTTAGCTCCTTTCCTAATGTAAAAGGTCATATTTAAATGTAATGAAAACATAACGGAATTGAATGTTCGTTATGTTTTCACGTGTAATTTGTTACAAGGAGCGGAAAAACGAAATATATAGACGGAGGGAGTGTTGAGGGTGAAAGTTTTAATTGCTATCGATTCATTTAAAGGAAGTATTTCTTCAATAAAAGGAAGTGAAGCTATTTCATTAGGCCTAACTGAAGCTTATAATGATGCAGAAATTAGTACTCTTCCATTGGCTGATGGCGGAGAAGGAACTGTTGAAGCTTTGGTTCACTCAACAGAAGGTCAATGGATAGAAAAAATGGTGAGAGGCCCACTTGACGAAAATGTAAATGCAATGTATGGAGTCTCGGGTGATGGAAAAACAGCTATGATTGAAGTTGCAGCTGCCTGCGGACTCCCACTCATTTCACGAGATTTGCTGAATCCTTTGAAAACAAGCACTTACGGTGTAGGAGAGCTTATAAATGATGCCATCGAAAAAGGGTGTCGCCATTTTATTATCGGTTTGGGTGGGAGTGCAACCAATGATGCCGGGGTCGGCATGCTGCAGGCATTGGGATACAAATTTTTGGATGATCAAAATCAGGAGGTTAAAACCGGGGGTAAAGTACTTAGGGAGATTCAGCATATTGACACGAATCTAGTAAATCCATTATTAAAGGACTGTAAATTTCAGGTGGCATGTGATGTGAATAACTACCTCTATGGTGTAAATGGTGCCGCATATGTATATGGTCCCCAAAAAGGTGCGACAGAAGATGATGTAAAAGAATTAGATAAAGGACTTGAGAGTTTTGCAAACAGGGTTTCTCAAGAACTTAAACTCGATATTCATGCTATTGAAGGTGCTGGAGCTGCCGGTGGTTTAGGCGCTGCATTTGCGGGCTTTTTAAATGCCGATTTACAGTCTGGAATTGAACTTGTTTTAGAGATTATTGGATTGGAAAAATATATTCAAGGCGCGGATTTTGTTATAACTGGGGAAGGGATGCTGGATGGCCAGACTTCGATGGGAAAAGCTCCAATT is part of the Virgibacillus sp. NKC19-16 genome and harbors:
- a CDS encoding glycerate kinase; this translates as MKVLIAIDSFKGSISSIKGSEAISLGLTEAYNDAEISTLPLADGGEGTVEALVHSTEGQWIEKMVRGPLDENVNAMYGVSGDGKTAMIEVAAACGLPLISRDLLNPLKTSTYGVGELINDAIEKGCRHFIIGLGGSATNDAGVGMLQALGYKFLDDQNQEVKTGGKVLREIQHIDTNLVNPLLKDCKFQVACDVNNYLYGVNGAAYVYGPQKGATEDDVKELDKGLESFANRVSQELKLDIHAIEGAGAAGGLGAAFAGFLNADLQSGIELVLEIIGLEKYIQGADFVITGEGMLDGQTSMGKAPIGVAQLAEKYDVPVIALAGGINQDNFILNDRGMTSCFSIINAPMTLGEAMDSDTTFRNLRFTANQLFRLVKAIHIVD
- a CDS encoding tartrate dehydrogenase, which codes for MNKFKVATIPGDGVGKEVVPAAKEVLKAVSEVHGGLSFEFTDFPYSCEYYLENGVMMPEDGLEKLKNFDSIFLGAVGNIKLVPDHISLWGLLIKLRREFEQEINIRPAKVLSGVKSPLVNPKDFDLIVVRENSEGEYSEVGGRIFRGDNEIAIQNNIFSRRGTEQAMRYAFELASKRNKHVTSATKSNGIVHSMPFWDEIFKDVSKDYPEIQTDSQHIDALAAFFVTHPDKFDVIVASNLFGDILTDIGAGIMGSVGIAPAANINVNGKYPSMFEPVHGSAPDIIGKGIANPIGQIWTAKMMLDHMGEGEIGAELLDVIESTTSDGIITPDISGKHTTKEVTEEIITRLKSRA
- a CDS encoding 2-hydroxycarboxylate transporter family protein codes for the protein MSSVKKEQVVDNYDLEPKQKFKIAGIDGTIFLAITAVLLVAVYMEILPVNFASGFIVSVVMGLLLMWVGNQIPVFSTFGGGPILCILIPALFLYWGWLPESMGALTDTFYNEIGFSDFAVTGIIVGSILSMDRKMLMKVGVRFFIPLLGAIFSGLLIGGLVGELIGFGFGQTIFYVVGPIMGGGMAAGAVPMAEIFASSSGDDAGAILAQIAPAVMVGNMICILAAGALNGLGKRKNRPKNFSGDGEILRLKEGEEKIDLKSDNSAFPFSLNSLSIGIIIATTIFVFGQIVAELIPGFHYYVWIILGAAALKIFNLLPEYIEKAAEDWYELITKAWVPAILVAISAGMIDFTSVIEIVTNPSYISLTVITVIVAVLAAGFIGLLVGFYFIESSIAAGIGMADMGGSGDVAVLSAAERMGLMPFLQISSRIGGAIMLIILSILAPFLM